The Deltaproteobacteria bacterium genome contains a region encoding:
- a CDS encoding 3-hydroxyacyl-CoA dehydrogenase NAD-binding domain-containing protein gives MAKLMQLKLDEDGIAHLILDNPDERVNTLSALFVEEFLEIMGQIEKDSRIKGLILESAKPGVFVAGADIKWLKALKTPDDCAAFAKEAHVPFNRLEDLKMHTAAAINGVCLGGGLELAMACRWRVAMEHKSVQIGLPEVKLGVLPGGGGTQRLPALVGIQSALTLACAGKSLKPDEALKLGVIDAVLPAQGFADDAKKFLMEKINSGADYRRPWFADDYRYGITGDEKNPETRKKIFEVARQMTLKQTKGHVRAPMKIIDAVEQGAEKGFRAGLQAEQAVFAEVLCSPEARSLVDLFLMQNAMTKVYGSSDRSIKPADVKKVGVLGAGLMGSGIAHSIIASGKKAVMKDVSDEALKRGVQYIRGILNQDVEKGRMAESKAEEILSLLQATLHYDDFRDVDMVIEAVFEDMELKQKTIKEVEKYIPKHCVFASNTSSLAITELAKSSERPECFLGMHYFSPVNRMPLLEIIRGAKTSENTVVTAVAVAHATKKLPIVVNDCYGFYTTRAVGAYLVEALRCLNDGADAKTIDEVIVEYGFPVGPITLLDEVGHDVGAHVTTIMKQAYPERFSDDLTKVTVAGGRLGRKNGRGFYVYEEGRKKGVDETVYPLFTSRVDRKLTREEILDRIVMYLLNEVGFCMGENIVTNTVDAEMGMIFGIGFPPFRGGPLHAIDEIGVDSVVETLGKLETKWGSRFKAAPYLVSAAQEKRKLFG, from the coding sequence ATGGCAAAACTGATGCAATTGAAACTGGATGAAGACGGTATCGCCCATCTGATTCTTGATAATCCCGATGAAAGAGTCAATACCCTGTCGGCACTGTTTGTAGAAGAATTTCTTGAAATCATGGGACAGATCGAAAAGGACAGCCGGATTAAGGGGCTTATCCTGGAAAGCGCAAAACCGGGGGTCTTTGTCGCGGGCGCCGATATCAAATGGCTGAAGGCATTGAAAACCCCCGATGATTGCGCGGCCTTTGCGAAAGAGGCGCACGTGCCCTTTAATCGCCTTGAGGATTTGAAGATGCATACGGCGGCGGCGATTAACGGCGTTTGTCTTGGCGGGGGATTGGAGCTGGCCATGGCGTGCAGGTGGCGGGTTGCCATGGAGCACAAGTCGGTTCAGATCGGACTTCCCGAGGTCAAGTTAGGCGTGCTGCCCGGCGGTGGGGGAACCCAGAGGCTCCCGGCACTTGTCGGCATTCAGAGCGCCCTCACGCTTGCCTGTGCAGGGAAATCCCTCAAACCGGACGAGGCGTTAAAACTGGGGGTAATTGATGCCGTTCTGCCTGCCCAGGGATTTGCCGATGACGCGAAAAAATTTCTCATGGAAAAAATAAACTCCGGGGCCGATTACAGGAGACCCTGGTTTGCCGATGATTACCGTTACGGCATTACGGGGGACGAGAAAAATCCGGAGACGAGGAAAAAAATCTTCGAGGTTGCACGCCAGATGACGTTGAAACAGACGAAAGGTCATGTACGCGCGCCCATGAAGATTATCGATGCCGTGGAACAGGGCGCGGAGAAAGGATTCAGAGCGGGCCTCCAGGCTGAGCAGGCCGTCTTTGCCGAAGTCCTGTGCAGTCCTGAAGCAAGGAGCCTTGTTGATCTTTTCCTTATGCAGAATGCCATGACCAAAGTCTATGGGTCTTCCGACCGGTCCATCAAACCGGCGGACGTGAAAAAAGTCGGCGTCCTTGGCGCGGGGCTTATGGGATCGGGAATTGCTCATAGTATTATAGCTTCCGGCAAGAAGGCCGTCATGAAAGACGTGAGCGATGAAGCATTGAAACGGGGGGTTCAGTACATACGGGGAATCCTGAATCAAGATGTGGAGAAGGGGAGGATGGCCGAATCGAAAGCGGAGGAGATACTATCGCTTCTCCAGGCAACCTTGCACTATGACGATTTCCGTGATGTCGACATGGTTATTGAGGCTGTTTTTGAGGATATGGAGCTCAAACAAAAAACCATCAAAGAGGTGGAAAAATATATACCGAAACACTGCGTCTTTGCATCCAACACGTCGTCACTGGCCATTACGGAACTCGCGAAATCCTCGGAGAGGCCGGAATGTTTCCTCGGGATGCACTATTTTTCACCGGTCAACCGGATGCCGCTCCTTGAGATTATCAGGGGTGCGAAGACATCGGAAAATACGGTTGTGACCGCTGTAGCCGTTGCCCATGCCACAAAAAAACTTCCCATTGTCGTTAACGACTGTTACGGTTTTTACACAACTCGCGCTGTGGGAGCTTACCTCGTGGAGGCCCTTAGATGCTTGAATGACGGCGCCGATGCGAAAACCATCGATGAAGTAATTGTGGAGTACGGATTTCCTGTGGGGCCTATTACTCTTCTCGATGAGGTCGGTCATGATGTGGGCGCCCATGTGACGACAATCATGAAGCAGGCGTATCCTGAAAGATTCTCCGATGACCTCACGAAAGTTACCGTTGCGGGCGGGAGGTTGGGAAGGAAAAACGGCAGGGGCTTCTATGTCTACGAGGAAGGCAGGAAAAAGGGGGTTGACGAGACAGTTTATCCATTGTTCACGTCACGGGTGGACAGGAAATTAACAAGAGAAGAGATTCTGGATAGGATCGTCATGTACCTGCTCAATGAAGTTGGATTCTGTATGGGTGAAAATATTGTGACAA